A segment of the Bdellovibrio bacteriovorus genome:
ATGCCATGTGAAGTTCACCGCAGGGTGTGAGAAACGATACTCTTTCAACAAAGAATCCATCAAATCCGTCAAATCAGGTTGCACGGTCTTCACAACCGGCAAGCTGCTTTGCGTATTTTGCTTGCGACCCTTCGCCAGCAGATCTTCGGCGATGCCTTTGATACGGGCTACGGCGTGATCAAACAGCTCTTTCTTTTCTGTGCTCATATCATGGGACAACTGACTTAAAGTGGTCAATGCCATCAACGGACCACGGATATCATGGGCCACCTGGAGGAGACTTAAAGTGGTCAATGCCATCAACGGACCACGGATATCATGGGCCACCTGGCGGGAAATTTCTGAGATTTCTTTGTTGCGAGCAAGTTCAGATTCAAGTTTTTGTTCGTGCAGACGCGCCAAAAATTCACGACGATAGCCGAACCCCAACAGAATCAAACCCAATACCACACCCAACATAAACACCGGTGAAGTCAGAGCTTTAACCGCCAACTCGGATAGACCGAAGCACACCGCCATTTTACCGGCTGGCAAAGAGTTCAGGGTGATTGGCACTTCCGTGGAAATCAGGCACTGCAGGGATTCAGGGTTCTGAACTTCGCTTTTTACAACGGCCGTGTGGACTTCTTTAAGCTGTTTCAGAATTTTATTTTGCAATGTTGGGTCGCCCTGGAAAAGTTTAGCGCGGGCAATATCGTCTTCCCAAATCCCGACGTATTGACGAACAGAATCCTGGGCGCGGTGAACTTCGTAGCCGAAACTAAGTACGGCGACCACCAGACTTACGATCGCAAAGACCGACAGCCATTTCACGGGGATCTCATTTTGAGACGAAGATCTTGTGTTTTCCATACCTTAAACACAAGCAAAGCCCGGTCCGCCCTGCCCTCAACCAAGACCCCGAAAGAGGTGTCTAAAGATTGTTCAGGCGACGAAACAGGGTGATGTTAATTTTTGGAAATTTCTTAAAGAAAATCGTTAACTTTTCCCTCTGAGCAGCCGTTTTAGTATCTGATGAACAAGCATTTGGGAGGCCTTTTACTGGCCATCACATTACTGACTTCATGCACGGGCCCGCAGCGCGCACCGAGCTCTGTGATGTATGACGATGAACGCGCCAACCGCATTCAGGAAATCGACGTCGAACTTTCCCGTTATTGGAACAAAGACTGGAAGTACAATCAGGAGCTATTCCAAAAAGGACAGGAAAACGCAAAGTTTCGAAAAGACCTCGATCATGCCCATGAAAACTGGCCCTATGTTGAAGCCTTGCTGAAAGAGCGCAACGCCGAGATCAACCAGCTGTCCTCGAAGCTTTACTTGCGTGAATGGTCGGGCCTGGGTCCGTGGTTTGAGGCCACCTTCCGCCCCCGCCTGTTTGAAAAAGAAGAAGTGCTTAGAATCCGTTCAATGGATGACTTCAAATTCGGCTCCCAACAGGGCTCCTTCCCGATTGAACATATGTTTTATGGCACCTACATTCTGCGCTTTGAAAACGACTTGCCGGTTGAAAACAGTCCTTTCCGTGACGAAAGAAGCAACCAGCAGAAAAAATACCTGAAAGCACGACTGGAGTGTGATGGCGACATCATTCATCCTGGCTCATGGATTTTCTCGGGCGAAAAGCAAAGCCGTGTGTATGAATTCAACTGGTACTACAACCGTGAAAACGGTCAGAAAATAAGAGTGAAATTCACTCCACGTGTGAACTATTGTAAGTTCTCGTTCCGTGATCCCGACAAGTCCTCAACATGGACCAACGGTCTGCAGCTGGTGGATCTGGGCCGCGTGTCCCAGGAGTGGATCAAGTTGACCAACCAAATCGACATCTGCGCCCGTCCCGATGGGAACTTCGGCAACGACGTGACCGCGTTCTTCTGGAAGCAGGACTTCAACTATACAACCTGCCCGCAGACCTTCGACAAACTGGTGAATCTGCGTGACCCTTACGTGTCGATCAATCAAAAGATCCTGGCGCTAACGGGCTCACCACTAAGCCGCAGGGACTTCAACAAAAAGAATCCACTGGCCGAGCTGGATTTTTCCAAAGCTCCGAAGTTTGACATCATCTGGGTTTCTTCTTTGAACTTCTCGGCGGACTTTTATGGCATGGTGCTGTCCAGTGCTCTTCGCTATCATGGTCAGCAAGGAACACAGATTCGCATTCTGGTCCCGGAAGTCACTATGACTAAAAAGGACAAGGCGATTCTGGATCGCTTGCAACAGGGTCTTCCGAACATCAAAGTGCAGTACTATAAATACGTACTGTCTGATGAAAACAACGGCGGCTGGTTTGACAAGTTCCACCGGGTGAATCACACGAAACTGATTGTTGGTCATTCCAGCACCAACACCAAAGACAGCTTCCTGATCACCGGGGGCCGCAACATTCGCGATTCTTATATATTTAGTGATACACCTTTCTATAAGGCGTACAAATACCTGAAGAACTACGGCGATGGCGAAGAGGCTTATGTTTATTATGACGATTTCGAAATCGAAATCCGTGGTTATGCCTTCGTAAAATCCGTGATGGCCCAGATGCTGTCCTTCTGGATGCGTGATCCAGAAACCCAGCGCCACCGGTCCACAAACATCAACGTGCCTAAAGAAGCCACAGCAGATCAGGTCATGCGCCTGCGCTCACTTCCTTATGCCGCACCACTGGTTCGTCACATCACTTCGATGCCTTACTTTGACGGCTATCAGTTGGAAAAGTTCTATATCGACATGATTGATTCAGCCCAATCAGAACTGCTGCTGACCACACCGTACTTCCGCCCGTCCGTGGCAATCAGTGCAGCGTTGGATCGCGCTGTTCAGCGCAAAGTCAAAGTGAAGATCATCACCCGTATTCATCTGGCTGGTGACGGCACGCCAAAGATCGCCGAAGACGTGAACAAACAAGGCATCAACCGCCACCTGAAAAATGTCGAAATTTACGAATGGACCCAACCCAATTCGATCATGCATTCGAAAATTCTGGTGATCGACAAAAAGTTGAGTTTCATCAGCAGCGTTAACATGAACCGCCGAAGCTTCATCCACGACACTGAAAGCGGCGTATTGATTTTGCACGGCCCCACCGCGCTAGAAATGCGCAAAGAGGCCTTAGACTACATCAGCAAAGGCCGCCGCATCACAGCCCAAGAAAAAGTAGGCTGGATCAACTCGACCCTAATCGACTGGGGAGATTCGCTCTTCTAATTCTTTTTTTGAAATCGGGATTTGGTTTGAACACGGGGGGATTGGGGAAGTCACCGGGCTTTCCCGACACTCCGTCGGCACGGCGTCGTGCCTCGTCGCTTCCCACCTGCGGTGGGAGGGCCATCCAGGCCCCGCGAAGGCCGACTGCGGTCGGGAAAGCCCGGTGACCTCCCCAATCCGTCTTCGAACGAAATGACTTAAAAAGAAATTAGAGGAGACGACTGCTCACGCGCGCGAAGTTCCAGGTTCTTACGAATGAAATTGTCGACACATTTCTTTTGACGACGCTTTTACGACGGACTTCCGTTTATCTCGCGCAGACGTTGATTGTCAGGTTTGGTATTGCCTGCGCTGTCTTTATTTCTGTGGATGAGCTTAGAGACCATTCCAAAGATCCCTACTCTAGAAATTCGAAGATGATTGCAGGACAGGAAGGACTTGGCTGGCCGAAGGGAGACCTTCGCGGGGCCTGGATGGCCCTCCGCCGCAGGCGGAAGCGACGAGGCAGGATGCCGTGTCTCCCGCAGCGCCGGGCAAGGCCTTGCTGGCCTGCAAACCTCGCGCTACGAAGAACTAACTAGTGAAGGGACTCTTTGTGAAGCTTGTCTTTAAGCTCCTGAACCTCAGGAATGGAAACTTCGTAAGGACGACCACAAACCTGACAAGTCACGTGGACTGGTTCGGATTTTTTGATCATGTCTTCGAAATCTTCCACCGTCAAAAGTTCCAAAGCTCGCATCACGCGGTCTTTGGTGCATGGGCAGAAATATTCAACTTCCGGTTTGTGTTCGATTTCTTCAAACGGGATGCCATCCATGAATGGGGCCACCAATTGTTCGGCAGTGGCGCCGTCCAAAAGCATTTGTGAGATGTTTGGTTTTTTGTCTTCGTAATTTTTCTGGATTCTTTCCACGACCGCTTCGTCCACGCCAGGCATGACTTCAATCAGTACGCCGCCGGCAGAACGGACTTTGCCGTAAGTGTCCAGATATACACCCAAAGAAACCAATGATCGGATTTGGTGGGACTGGTGCAGATAGTGGGCGATGTCCTGCCCGATTTCACCGCTGACCAGTTCAACAGTTCCTTGGAACGGTTGTTTTTGGAATGGCTGATGTCGAGCCACACTCAACAAACCGATGCCGATGGCGTCTTTCAAAGACAAACCATTGTCATAATTGGCTGGTTGGTATTGTGGGTTTGCGGTGTAACCACGCACGTGTCCGTTGTAGGACGCCTCTGCATAAACACTTCCCAGCGGGCCGTTACCACGGAAAAGCAGGCCGACCATTTGATCGTCCTTCAATTGAGCCGCCATCAAAAGGGCGCCCACCATGCTGCGGCCCACGGCTACCGTGGCCAAGGGATAAGTGTTTTGCAGACCCTGCATATGTCGAACGACTTCAGTCGCATTCACTGCGGCAATACGCACAGTCAGATCTTTGGATACGAAGCGATGAACTCGTTCTTTACTCATGACAAACTCCCGGACTTTATGGAAAAATGAACCTAACAAAGCAAGACCCTAATTTCAAGCAGAAGAGAGCCCCCCGCAATGAAGATCTACGTCTTTAGACACGCCCAGAAAGCCATGGATTTTTCCGGAGACCCCGATCTCACGGCCGAGGGACATGCGCAAGCCTCCAAACTGCTCGACAAGGTGCTTAAAGAGGAATTGCCGCGACCGACGGAGCTTTGGGTGTCCCCTAAAAAGCGCACGCATAGCACCTTCCGCCCCCTGTCCCAGCATCTGGGTCTGCCGCTGATCACCCAGGACGCGCTGCTAGAACAAAAAGGCGACGAAACCCTGAGTGATTTTCGTAAACGCATCAGCAAGCTTCTGGAAAATGCCGCCACCAAAACAGATGCGACAATTTTCATGTGCTCCCACTATGACTGGGTGGTTGAAGCCATGGGTGTGGCCCCTGCTGATAAAGATCTCTCTGATGCTGAGTTTTCCCACTGGAGTCCCTGCCAGCACGTCGGTTTTCATGTGAATTCCGACGGCGTTTTTGAATTCATCGAACTAAAAAGGATTCAACTATGATTCGCAATATCTGGGCTGTCGGCCGTAATTACGCTGAACACGCAAAAGAACTGGGTAACGAGGTTCCCACCGAACCGATGATCTTTTTGAAGGCCGGAAGCACCGCCACTTTGGCCGCCAAAGAACTGGTTGTGCCGGCTTGGATGAAAGAGGTTCACCACGAGGTGGAACTGGCGCTGCAGTTTGATGAAAACCTGCAGATTGACGAAGCCTGCATTGCCCTGGATCTGACCGACCGGGACAAGCAAAATCAGTTGAAATCCAAAGGCCATCCCTGGACGCTGGCCAAAAGCTTCAAGGGCGCCACTCCTCTTTCGGCGTTCTTCCCGGTGGACGATCTGGAAGAGCTGAAGAACCTTGAAATTATTCTAAAAATCAACGGGGAAACCCGCCAGATGGGGAACACCAACCAGATGATTTTTTCTCTGGAAAACCTGATCGAATTCGTGCGCCAGCACTTCCCGGTTGAACCCGGCGACCTGCTTTTGACCGGCACTCCGGCCGGGGTCGGCCCTATTCGCCGTGGCGACGCTCTGGAAGCCGAAATCGTGGGCAAAATGAAACACCAATGGCTGGCTCGCTAGCCATTTGCGTCAATACCCTGTTTCCACCCCTATTCCCGGAACACTAATCGCTTGAATTTTTATATCCCCGTGAGAATATGCGGCCCTTCTGTAGAGGTAAAAGCATATGAACGACATTCAGTCGCAAATTGTCTCCCGTGGTGAAGAGATTCTGAAACGCATGGAAAGCCAATCCAAGGCTTCCATTTTCTCCAAAGACTTCTGGTATGGCTCCATCATGGAATGGAGCATGAAAAACGAAAAATTCAAAACCAACATGTTCCGTTTCGTGGACGTGCTTCCTTCCATCAACTCGGGTGATGAAGTCGCGCGCCACTTGAAAGAATACTTCTCTGAAGACGGTGGCACTCTGCCTCCGGTATTCAACGTGGGACTGGGCTTGGGCTCTTTGGCTCCGGGCCTGATGGCTGGTGCTATCAAAAAGAACGTTATGGGTATGGCAAAAATGTTCATCACTGGTGAAAGCCCGGATGAAGCTTTGCCGGTTCTTAAAAAAGCCCGCAAAAACAAAATGACCTTCACTGTCGACATTTTGGGTGAAGCGACGCTGTCTGAAAAAGAGGCGCAAGATTACAGCAACAAGTACATGGAGCTTATCTCCTGGCTGGCGAAAGACGCCGAGAAATGGGACGAAGTTCCGCAAATCGACCGCGATCACGAAGGCGCTTTGCCGAAGGTGAACGTGTCCGTGAAAATGACGGCACTTTATTCCCAGATCAAAGATGCGGCTTGGGATGAATCCAAAAAAATCCTGAAAGACCGTCTGCGCCCGGTGTTCCGTCTGGGCATGGAAAAAGGCGTGTTCGTGAATCTGGACATGGAACAGTACTCTGTCAAACACCTGACACTGGAAGTGTTCACAGAGCTGATCAACGAACCTGAATTCAAAAATTACAAGTTTTTTGGCATCGTGATTCAGGCTTACCTGCGCGATTCCTTCGAAGACGTCAAATCCCTGACAGAGTTCGCGCAAAAACGCGGCACTCCGTTCTGGGTTCGACTTGTTAAGGGAGCCTACTGGGATTACGAAACCATCGAAGCTGAACAGCGTGGCTGGCCGGTGCCGGTTTACACCAACAAGGCTGAATCCGACGCCAACTACGAGTTGTGCGCGAAGTACCTTCTGGAAAACATCAAATCCATCCGCCCTGCTTTTGCATCCCACAACGTCAGAACTTTGGCGGCGTGCATGCTTTACGCAGAGAAACTGAACATCCCGAAAGAGGCTTTGGAATTCCAAATGCTTTACGGAATGGCAGAACCCATCAAAAAAACCATCGTGGACATGGGCTACCGTATGCGTGAATACGCTCCGGTGGGGGAACTGATCCCAGGCATGGCGTACCTGGTGCGCCGTCTTCTGGAAAACACGTCCAACGAATCCTGGCTGCGTGGCAAATTCGCCGACAACAAATCCATGGCGGAGCTTTTGAAAGATCCGGCGCAAGGATTGACTCCGACGTCTCCGGTTATTCCGAAAAAACCTGGCAAGTTCTATAACGAACCGCTGTTGGATTTCGCAGTGAAGGCTGATCGCGAAAAAATGCAAAAAGCACTGGCTGATGCGAAAGCCTCTTTGCCAGTGAACGTGAACATCGTGATCAACAACAAAGAACTTCAATCCGGCAAAGTCTTTGACCGTGTGAATCCATCCCAGTCCGATCAGATCGTGGGTAAGATCCAGATGGCAACAACGGAGCAGGCTGAACAAGCCATGCAAGCAGCGCAAACTGCTTACAAAACCTGGAAGAACGTTCCTTGCGAACAGCGCGCCGCTTTGGTTGATAAACTTGCTGACATCATGACCCGTGACCGCTTCAAACTGATTGCGACGCAAGTCCTTGAAGTAGGTAAACCATGGGCGGAAGCTGACGGCGATATCGGCGAAGCGATCGACTTCTGCCGTTACTATGCCCGCCACATGCGCGAGCTGCAAAAACCACTTCGCGTGGGTGGCTTGCCGGGTGAACTGTCCCACTACATCTACAAATCCCGTGGTGTGACGGCGGTGATTGCTCCTTGGAACTTCCCTCTGGCGATTCTGGCCGGCATGGTGACTGCGGCGGCTGTTGCGGGCAACACCGTGGTGATGAAACCTGCAGAGCAGTCCACAGTGGTTGCCTGGGGCTTGATGAAAATGATCCAGGAAGCCGGATTCCCACAAGGCGTGATCAACTTCCTTCCGGGTTACGGTGAAGAGGTCGGCGAGTACATCGTGAACCACAAGTACACGACCACGATCGCCTTCACAGGTTCCAAAGCCGTGGGCCTGCACATCATGAACCGCGCAGCGGTGGTTCAGCCAGGCCAGCAGCACGTCAAACGTTGCATCATCGAGATGGGCGGTAAAAACGCCGTGATCATCGACAACGATGCGGATCTGGATGAAGCAGTTGATGGCGTGATCTATTCTGCGTTTGGTTTCAGCGGTCAGAAATGTTCTGCTGCCAGCCGCGTGATCGTGCTGGATGAAGTTTACGACCGTTTCGTGGACCGTCTAGTGGAAACAGCGAAATCCATCGAAATCCACCCGGCTGAAAATCCAAAAGCTTACATGGGTCCAGTTGTCGACAAAGAAGCTTACGACCGCATCCTGGGAACGATTGCGGAAGCAGAAAAAAATCACAAACTGCTGTTCAAGGGCTCGGTTCCTGGCGGCGGATTCTTTGCCCCGCCGACAATCTTTGGTGATGTTCCAGGCGACGCGAAGCTGGCTCAGGCTGAAATCTTCGGCCCGGTGGTGGCTGTGATCCGCGCGAAAAATCTGGATCAGGCGTTGGAAATCGCCAACAGCACCGAGTACGCGCTGACGGGCGGTATGTTCTCTAGAAGCCCGGCAAACATCGCTCGCGTGAAAGAAGAACTGGAAGTCGGAAACCTTTATGTCAACCGTGGCATCACCGGCGCAATGGTCGACCGTCATCCGTTCGGTGGCTTCAAGATGTCTGGTGTTGGTTCTAAAACCGGCGGCCCGGATTACTTGAAACAGTACATGGAGCCAGCGTGCGTGACCGAGAACACTCTTCGTCGCGGCTTTGCTCCGGCGGAAGAATAGTTTCCCTTCAATTCAAGAAAACCACCCAAAAGCCCCTGGTCACCCCAGGGGCTTTTTGTTTTTTCCCTTTAGCCCAGCCAGGGAACGCCCATTCTTTAAACACCTTCTGGCAAAGACTTCACGCCCCCCAGCCTCAATCCCATTCTAAATTTAATAGAGCTGGCCCGGCCCCTGCATTGTTTGCGGTATTGATTTTTAATCCCTCACCACTAAGGATTTATATGAAGCACCTTCTGCTTTTCGCCATCGCTCTCATGCTGACTGTCCCCGCTCAGGCCGTGACATCGGACCGTTTTATTTTTGATTTTCTTGAGCAGACCCAGCGCTCTTTGAACGTTATCAACAAAGAACGGGCGGCAGAAGGCAAGCGACTGTACTGTGAAGCTCTGAACCAGGAGCAGGTTCTGCTGATTGCAGCCACGGCTTCGGTCCCCGACATCACCGTCGCGGAGTTCACCAAAACCGTTACCGAAAATCTGAAGTGCTACCCGGTCTTTTTCCCACCGTGGGGCCGCAAGGGTGTTGGTGGTACACTTTTGAATACCAAAGCTTATGTCATGGATGTTCTGCTTGTTCAGAATGTTCTAAAGTGGATGAACGAAGGCAAAATGCCTTCTCCCGAAACTCCCCTGATGGAAAGCTATAATCCCGATTTTTTCAAACAGTTCGAACAATAGACAAAAAGCCGGCACTCAACGCCGGCTTTTTTTATTTAAAGCGGATGTCTTCTTCAATGCTGTAAGCCGGACTGTAAAAGCAGCTATCGGCGGACGCCGCAAACACCTTAAATCAATTTTAATTTACACACGAACTCCAGCCTATCTCAAATCAAGACAAGAACCTCCACCCGGGAGCTACCAGATGCGATAAATTGAAGATGAAATTTCTGCGGAGAAAATCGAACACTTCTCGAGAAAGAAAACTCACAAAAAAGTCCGTGGTTTCCGATAAGAAATCATGATCTCTTACGGTACGTTGCCACCAAATCCAATTAAAGCGATCTCAAGGGGTTTCCTTGTTCTGCTGACCTGTCTTTTGACGGGATGTACCTTGGATTCCGTCATTCAGGCTCTGACCAAAGAAGACTTCAAACTGCTCACCGATCCGGCCACAGACTATGTGGACCTGAGCACTTCAACACTGAATCTTCAAGGGCATTGTGATGCCACTGAAGGTACTGTGACCCTGAAGCTGGGCTCGGTGGAAAAAGAAACACTCACCTGCCCAGAAACAGGCCTATGGCAATACCAACTTGATGTGACTTCTTTGGGGGACGGCGAAGTTGATCTGACCGTTGAACAAGCCGAGTTGAAGGATGCCACCAAAAACGTCAAGTCCGCCACTGTCACGCTGAACAAAGATACGACCCCGCCGCAACTTTTGGCGATGCCCGATATCATCCTGAATGATAAAGGCTATATCAGTTGGGACTGTCAGAATCTGAATGACAAGTGTACGTTCCGCTCATTCGTCTCGACAACGGACCTGTTTACCTTTGCTGCTGAACCTTACACAAATCTGAAAAGCAACGTGACCTTCCCCGACGGAAAGTCATATCTGTTCCTGCAGGCCAAAGACGCTGCCGGGAATCTTTCGGCCGTTAAAAAAATTGAAGTCTACTCCGGCGCTATGGGGATTTTGCTGAATCCCATGCAAATGAAACTCGCGATGGATCAGTCTGTGACTCTGCGATTTTATATTCCTCAGGTTTTCGCCAGCTACACTCTGTTTAATAATGCTGATTGCACGGGTGCTGAAAACTGGCAGGCCCGTGTCGCCGGGGCCCACCTCTGGAGTCTGCCGTCAGCCACACCGGCTCTTTATTCAGTTTCCGCAAAGTTCAGAACAGCCACTGGAATTGTCAGCCAGTGTTTTACTGACAAAATTCCCATTGTCGACGTAAGCACCGACT
Coding sequences within it:
- a CDS encoding sensor histidine kinase, with the translated sequence MKWLSVFAIVSLVVAVLSFGYEVHRAQDSVRQYVGIWEDDIARAKLFQGDPTLQNKILKQLKEVHTAVVKSEVQNPESLQCLISTEVPITLNSLPAGKMAVCFGLSELAVKALTSPVFMLGVVLGLILLGFGYRREFLARLHEQKLESELARNKEISEISRQVAHDIRGPLMALTTLSLLQVAHDIRGPLMALTTLSQLSHDMSTEKKELFDHAVARIKGIAEDLLAKGRKQNTQSSLPVVKTVQPDLTDLMDSLLKEYRFSHPAVNFTWHKHIHSDAVKVNLESVKIQRVVSNLLNNALEALPESEASINLTLMERQDHWLLQIMDNGSGIPEDILPKLAQEGVSYGKDNGNGLGLYDAKKTLESVGGDLQIRSRVGVGTQVVLRFPKPVEAGLDRAVATHHP
- a CDS encoding phospholipase D-like domain-containing protein: MNKHLGGLLLAITLLTSCTGPQRAPSSVMYDDERANRIQEIDVELSRYWNKDWKYNQELFQKGQENAKFRKDLDHAHENWPYVEALLKERNAEINQLSSKLYLREWSGLGPWFEATFRPRLFEKEEVLRIRSMDDFKFGSQQGSFPIEHMFYGTYILRFENDLPVENSPFRDERSNQQKKYLKARLECDGDIIHPGSWIFSGEKQSRVYEFNWYYNRENGQKIRVKFTPRVNYCKFSFRDPDKSSTWTNGLQLVDLGRVSQEWIKLTNQIDICARPDGNFGNDVTAFFWKQDFNYTTCPQTFDKLVNLRDPYVSINQKILALTGSPLSRRDFNKKNPLAELDFSKAPKFDIIWVSSLNFSADFYGMVLSSALRYHGQQGTQIRILVPEVTMTKKDKAILDRLQQGLPNIKVQYYKYVLSDENNGGWFDKFHRVNHTKLIVGHSSTNTKDSFLITGGRNIRDSYIFSDTPFYKAYKYLKNYGDGEEAYVYYDDFEIEIRGYAFVKSVMAQMLSFWMRDPETQRHRSTNINVPKEATADQVMRLRSLPYAAPLVRHITSMPYFDGYQLEKFYIDMIDSAQSELLLTTPYFRPSVAISAALDRAVQRKVKVKIITRIHLAGDGTPKIAEDVNKQGINRHLKNVEIYEWTQPNSIMHSKILVIDKKLSFISSVNMNRRSFIHDTESGVLILHGPTALEMRKEALDYISKGRRITAQEKVGWINSTLIDWGDSLF
- a CDS encoding Hsp33 family molecular chaperone HslO; the encoded protein is MSKERVHRFVSKDLTVRIAAVNATEVVRHMQGLQNTYPLATVAVGRSMVGALLMAAQLKDDQMVGLLFRGNGPLGSVYAEASYNGHVRGYTANPQYQPANYDNGLSLKDAIGIGLLSVARHQPFQKQPFQGTVELVSGEIGQDIAHYLHQSHQIRSLVSLGVYLDTYGKVRSAGGVLIEVMPGVDEAVVERIQKNYEDKKPNISQMLLDGATAEQLVAPFMDGIPFEEIEHKPEVEYFCPCTKDRVMRALELLTVEDFEDMIKKSEPVHVTCQVCGRPYEVSIPEVQELKDKLHKESLH
- a CDS encoding phosphoglycerate mutase family protein — protein: MKIYVFRHAQKAMDFSGDPDLTAEGHAQASKLLDKVLKEELPRPTELWVSPKKRTHSTFRPLSQHLGLPLITQDALLEQKGDETLSDFRKRISKLLENAATKTDATIFMCSHYDWVVEAMGVAPADKDLSDAEFSHWSPCQHVGFHVNSDGVFEFIELKRIQL
- a CDS encoding fumarylacetoacetate hydrolase family protein; translation: MIRNIWAVGRNYAEHAKELGNEVPTEPMIFLKAGSTATLAAKELVVPAWMKEVHHEVELALQFDENLQIDEACIALDLTDRDKQNQLKSKGHPWTLAKSFKGATPLSAFFPVDDLEELKNLEIILKINGETRQMGNTNQMIFSLENLIEFVRQHFPVEPGDLLLTGTPAGVGPIRRGDALEAEIVGKMKHQWLAR
- the pruA gene encoding L-glutamate gamma-semialdehyde dehydrogenase; this encodes MNDIQSQIVSRGEEILKRMESQSKASIFSKDFWYGSIMEWSMKNEKFKTNMFRFVDVLPSINSGDEVARHLKEYFSEDGGTLPPVFNVGLGLGSLAPGLMAGAIKKNVMGMAKMFITGESPDEALPVLKKARKNKMTFTVDILGEATLSEKEAQDYSNKYMELISWLAKDAEKWDEVPQIDRDHEGALPKVNVSVKMTALYSQIKDAAWDESKKILKDRLRPVFRLGMEKGVFVNLDMEQYSVKHLTLEVFTELINEPEFKNYKFFGIVIQAYLRDSFEDVKSLTEFAQKRGTPFWVRLVKGAYWDYETIEAEQRGWPVPVYTNKAESDANYELCAKYLLENIKSIRPAFASHNVRTLAACMLYAEKLNIPKEALEFQMLYGMAEPIKKTIVDMGYRMREYAPVGELIPGMAYLVRRLLENTSNESWLRGKFADNKSMAELLKDPAQGLTPTSPVIPKKPGKFYNEPLLDFAVKADREKMQKALADAKASLPVNVNIVINNKELQSGKVFDRVNPSQSDQIVGKIQMATTEQAEQAMQAAQTAYKTWKNVPCEQRAALVDKLADIMTRDRFKLIATQVLEVGKPWAEADGDIGEAIDFCRYYARHMRELQKPLRVGGLPGELSHYIYKSRGVTAVIAPWNFPLAILAGMVTAAAVAGNTVVMKPAEQSTVVAWGLMKMIQEAGFPQGVINFLPGYGEEVGEYIVNHKYTTTIAFTGSKAVGLHIMNRAAVVQPGQQHVKRCIIEMGGKNAVIIDNDADLDEAVDGVIYSAFGFSGQKCSAASRVIVLDEVYDRFVDRLVETAKSIEIHPAENPKAYMGPVVDKEAYDRILGTIAEAEKNHKLLFKGSVPGGGFFAPPTIFGDVPGDAKLAQAEIFGPVVAVIRAKNLDQALEIANSTEYALTGGMFSRSPANIARVKEELEVGNLYVNRGITGAMVDRHPFGGFKMSGVGSKTGGPDYLKQYMEPACVTENTLRRGFAPAEE